CCCCTCAGTGGCGCGCGGGTTTCCTCACCACAGGAGGTCATCGATGCCTTGCCTGAAGGCGCCAATCTGTTTGTGATGAATTCCAATTACCTCGAAGAGATCAAGCGGATGACCGGTGGACGCTACGTCTATCACGCCGTCGACAGCGCTTCGTTCCAGTGACCGTTGAGATTATCAAGATGACCGAAAACAGCATCCATCAAGCCTTCGAAAACGAATGCCAGCAAGAGATCGCGCGCCAGGGTAATGACCAGAAAGTGGTAGCACTGGCCCGGGATTTCTTCAACGAATCGGCCCGCCATAAATACAGCTATCACTTTTCGTGGATGGGCCGTCCGATCATCCAGTTGCCGCAAGACATGATGGCCATGCAAGAGATCATCTGGCAGGTCAAACCGGACCTGGTCATCGAATGCGGCATCGCCCACGGCGGTTCGATCATCTACTACGCCTCGTTGCTGGAGCTGCAAGGCCACGGCGAAGTGCTGGGTATCGACCTCGATATTCGCCCGCACAACCGTGAGGCCATCGAAAGCCACCCGATGGCCAAGCGCATCCAGATGATCGAAGGTTCGAGTATCGATGAAGCGACCGCGCAGAAAGTCCGCGCGATTGCCGAGGGCAAGAAAGTGATTCTGGTCCTCGATTCCAACCATACCCACGACCACGTACTCGAGGAGCTGCGCTTGTACGCGCCGCTGGTTTCGGTGGGCAGCTACTGCGTGGTGATGGACACCGTGGTTGAAGACATGCCGGCGGACTTTTTTCCGGATCGCCCGTGGGGTCATGGCGATAACCCGAAAACCGCCGTGTGGAAATACCTGGAAGAGAACAAGGATTTCGAGATCGATCGGCAGATGCAGAACAAACTGCTGATCACCGTGGCGCCGGACGGTTATCTGCGCCGCGTTCGTTAATTCGCAACATTACCCAGCGTTGTTTCGGCGAGTCGCCGGTTGTGGAGAGAAGTTATGCAAGGCAAGTACAGTTCTGAACTGACGCTACCGCTCAACGAGTTGTTGACGGTGGTGCTGATTACTCACAACCGGCCGGCGTTCCTGCGCCGTGCGGTGAAGTATTACAGCAGCTTGCCCTGCCGGATCATGGTGCTGGATTCCACGCCGGAACGCCCGGAAGGCGATTTTTCCGCCGTCGATTATCATCATGTGCCGCAATTCGCCTACTGGGGGATGCAGGCCAAACTGGCCTATGGCGTCGAGCAACTGACCACGCCATACATGGTGCTGGCGGCGGATGACGATTTCATCGTGTTCGATTCGCTCTGCGAGTCTGTCGGCTTTCTTCTGGCCAATCGTGACTATGGCATGTGCCATGGCTATTGCCTGATGTACCTGGCGAAGGCCGATGGCGTGAACTACTACCGCCGCGACAAGAAGGTTCAGGAAGACTATTCATCCGAGCTGGCGCAGGATCGCGTCATTGACTACATGAGTCAGTACATCCCGCCGTTTTACGCGGTGACCCGTACCGATCTGATGAAAATCTGGCACTCGTCATTGCCGCCGGGAACCAATTTCCAATGGCAGGAAATCGGGCACGTGTATTTCCTGCTGGCGAGCGCCAAGGCACGGATCCTGCCGATTCCCTATGTGGTACGCGAGATCAACTACGGCGTTTCCGAACACAATACCGACGTGTATCACTCGCTGACCTATCTTGATGGCAAGTCGGTCGCCGAACGAGAGGCGTTTGCCGAATTCCTCGTCTCGCTGCCGACTGGTATCCAGAACCTCGATGCAGGGCAGGCCAAGGCATTTGTTCTGGAGAGCTTTGCGGCGATGGCCGAGAGTCTGGCGGTCCGTCGGGCGTTGACTGCCGAGCTGATTTTCGAGTCGACCTGGAATCAGCAATTGCAGCGGCCTGATCGGCGTTTCGGCCCACTGCAGTACGTTGAGATGCCGTTCTACAACCAGGCGTTTTTCGATCTTCTGGAACAGTTTGAATTCATGATGCACACCCTGCCGGCGGGTCGCCTTCAGCTGGAAGGGCTGGAAGGCGTATGGACGCGTCAGGCGCATCTGCTCCAGGCGCGCAATAACGATACGCCGGAGAGTGTGATCGACCGGTTGTGGCAGGCGCATGATCTGAATGCGTTCAACCAGGTGGTTACCAAACGTCTGGCCGCGCAGCTGCAAGTGCTCGGTGACGAGACGGCGGTGCAAGCCATGCATGAATGGATCGCTCGCCTCGAGGCGCTGACGGTCGACGATCATCAGCTCACGTTCGACACGATGCAATCGGGCCGTTTGTTGCATTGGCTGGCTGCGCGTGCACCTGCCATCGAGCAGCTCGAGTCGATCAGCCAACACGTGGCTGCTGAAGATGGTGGCCCGCAGTTCGGTATCTTCCTGCTTGATCTGGACAACGACATCGACAAGCTGCAGGTGTCGCTCGACAGCTTGGTCGAGGGGCACTGCAAAGCATTCAGGATTGTAGTGTTCACCACCGGTGAAGCGCCGGCAGCGACCACTGCGCAGAACACCCTGCACTTTGTCCGCGTCACGCCAGGCAATCTCGTCGACAAACTCAACCAGAGCGCTCAGCAGTCGCCAAGCGACTGGTTGATGTTGGCCCAGGCAGGTGATGAGTTCACCGCTAGCGGCCTGTTGCGCGCCAGCCTTGAACTGATGGGTGCCGACAGTGTGCGTGCGGTCGCCACCGATGAAATCCAGCGCAAGGAAAACGGCGCGCTGATAGACGTGTTCCGCCCCGGTTTCAATCTTGATCTGCTGCAAAGCGTGCCGTCGCTGATGGCGCGGCATTGGTTGATCCGTCGCCAGGTGCTGCTTGACGCTGGCGGTTATCAGGCCGACTTCAGCAAGGCGCTGGAATTCGATCTGTTGCTGCGCATCATCGAGCAGGGTGGCCTCGACGGCCTTGCGCATCTCGACGAGCCGCTGCTGATCACCGAGCAGGCGCCTCTGGAAGAAAACGCCCACGAGCGTCAGGCGTTGCTGCGTCACTTGGGCAATCGCGGCTACAAGGCCAAAGTCACCTCGGCGCTGCCGGGTACCTGGCAGATCGATTATCGCCATACCGAACAACCGCTGGTGTCGATCATTGTGCCGGTCATTGATGATCTGCCGGCACTGCGTCGCTGCCTCGAAGGCGTGCTGCTGCGCACCCGTTACAGCCGCTACGAAGTGCTGCTGGCAGCCAACGGCAATCAGTCGGCCGAGGTCAACGATTGGCTGGGCACACTGCGCCACGCCAAGGTCAATGTATTGCGTGCCGATCAGCCCCTGTGCGAAATCGCTTTGTACAACGCCGCCAGCGAGCAGGCTCAGGGTGAATACCTGGTGCTGCTGGCTGCTGACAGCGAGGTGGTCAACCCGAACTGGATCGATTCGCTGCTCAACCATGCCCAGCGCCCGGAAGTCGGCGTCGTCGGCGCCAAACTAGTCGATCGCGATGGCAAGGTTGCCCAGGCCGGTCTGATTCTCGGCCTGAACGGCGGTGTCGGTTCGCCTTTCACAGGTGAAAAACACAAAGCCGAGGGCTACATGCAGCGGCTGGCTGTCGAGCAGAATTACTCTGCCGTCTCCAAGGTGTGCCTGATGGTTCGCAAAGAGCTGTACAACGCTTTGGGCGGGCTGGATGAAGCGACCTTCGCCGAAGGTTATGCCGATGTCGATCTGTGCCTTAAGTCCGGGCAGGCCGGTTACCTCACCGTGTGGACGCCACTGGTGCAGGTGCTGCACACCGGCGAACTGCCACAGCCGCCGGCGGCACTGGCGGCGCTGCGTGAAAAGTGGTCCGACGCCTTCGCCCACGACCCGGCCTACAACGCCAACCTGGCCCTGACCGGCAAAGGTTTTACCCTGGGCGAAAACGCCTCGATCAATTGGGCGCAGTTGCTCGCCTGAGCAGGCCGACAGGAACTACAACATGTTCAATGGACAATCGATTTTCATCTCCGGCGGCACCGGCTCGTTCGGCCGCAATTTCATCCGTCGCTTGCTGGAGCAATACCAGCCCAAGCGCGTCGTTGTGTTCTCTCGCGATGAGTTGAAACAGTACGAAATGCAGCAGACCTTCAACGCGCCGTGCATGCGTTATTTCATCGGTGACGTGCGTGACGCCGACCGTTTGCGTCAGGCGATGCGCGGCATCGATTATGTCGTGCATGCCGCCGCGTTGAAGCAGGTCCCGGCGGCGGAGTACAACCCGACCGAATGCATCCGCACCAACGTCAACGGCGCGGAAAACATCATCGCCGCCGCCATCGATAACGGTGTGAAGAAAGTCGTCGCGCTGTCCACCGACAAAGCGGCCAGCCCGATCAATCTGTACGGTGCGACCAAGTTGCTCTCGGACAAATTGTTCGTCGCCGCCAACAACATTGCCGGCGAGCAGCAGACCCGATTCGCCGTGGTGCGCTACGGCAATGTCGCCGGTTCGCGCGGCTCGGTGGTGCCGTTTTTCAGCAAGCTGATCGCTGATGGCGCGCAAGAATTGCCGATCACCGACGAGCGCATGACCCGCTTCTGGATCACCCTGGATCATGGCGTGCAGTTCGTCCTCGACAGCTTCGCCCGCATGCACGGCGGCGAAGTGTTCGTGCCGAAGATCCCGTCGATCCGCATCGTCGATCTGGCGCGCGGCATGGCCGAGCATCTGCCGCACAAGAACGTCGGCATTCGTCCCGGTGAGAAGCTGCACGAACTGATGGTGCCGCTGGACGATGCGCGTATGACCCTTGAGTTTGAAGACCATTACACGATTCAGCCGTCGATTCGTTTTACCAGCGTCGACGTCGATTTCGCCGTGGATAAACTCGGTGAACGTGGCCGTGCCGTGGGCGAGGATTTCGAGTATCGCTCGGACACCAACCCGCATTTCCTTTCAGTGGGGCAGATCGCCGATCTGCACGCGAAGCTGTCGGTATGATTCCTTACGGTCGGCAGAGCCTTGATCAGGCGGACATCGACGCGGTGGTCGAGGTTCTGCAATCGGACTGGCTGACCCAGGGGCCGACCATCGAGCGTTTCGAGCAGGCCATGGCCGAGCGCTGTCAGGCGGATTTTGCCGTGGCGGTGTGCAATGCCACGGCGGCACTGCACATTGCCTGTCTGGCGGCGGGCCTGGGGCCGGGCGATCGCTTGTGGACTTCGCCAAACACCTTTCTCGCCTCGGCCAATTGCGGGCGTTATTGCGGCGCTGACGTTGATTTCGTCGACATCGATCCGCTGACCTGGAACCTTGATACGTTCGCGCTTGAAGCGAAGCTCGAACGGGCCGAGCGCGACGGCACGGTGCCGAAAGTCCTCGTCGCCGTAGCCTTCTCCGGGCAGAGCTGTGACCTGCGCAAGATTGCCGATCTGGCGGTGCGCTACAACTTCACCGTGATCGAAGACGCCTCCCACGCAGTGGGCGCGAGCTACGCCGGCCGTCCGGTCGGTTGTGGTGAGTTTGCGGCGATGACGGTGTTCAGTTTTCACCCGGTGAAAATCATTACCAGCGCCGAAGGCGGCATGGTCCTGACCAATCGCCCGGCGCTGGCCGAACGTCTTCGACGCCTGCGCAGCCATGGCATGACCCGCGATGCAGAGCAGATGACCGAGCCCAGTCACGGGCCGTGGTATTACCAGCAAGTCGAGCTCGGTTTCAATTATCGGATCACCGATCTGCAAGCGGCGCTGGGTCTGTCGCAGCTGCGCAAGCTCGACGAATTTGTCGCCCGGCGCCGCGAACTCGCAGCGCGTTACGATCAGTTGCTCGCCTACCTGCCGCTGACCTTGCCGAGTGCGCAGCCAGAAGCCGAATCAGCGTGGCACCTTTACGTGGTGCGTTTGCAGACCGAGCGCTGCAGCCTCAGTCATCGCCAGGTGTTCGAAGGTTTGCGCAGCGCCGGCATCGGCGTCAATCTGCACTACATTCCCGTGCACTTGCAGCCGTACTATCGTGACCTGGGGTTTGCCGAAGGCGACTTCCCCGAGGCGGAGCGCTATTACGCCGAGGCGATCAGCTTGCCGCTGTTCCCCTTGCTGACTGATGAGCAGCAGGATCATGTAGTCGAGCAACTGCGCCGACTGACCGAAGAATGACCGCTGCGGCGGTAGACGAGACTGTGTATGCGCGATCTGAGCGAGCAGGAAAGATTCTGGCAGGGTGAGTTCGGCAATCAGTACGTTGAGCGCAATGTCGGCCAGGCGCTGGTGGCGGGCAATCTAGGGTTTTTCGCCAAGGCGCTGAGCCGTGCGGGTCGCGTCGACAGTCTGCTGGAACTGGGTACCAACGCCGGCAACAATTTGCAGGCATTGCGTCAGTTATTGCCGCGTTGCGAACTGTTCGGTGTCGAGATCAACGAAAGCGCGTGCGCGCAGGCGCAGGCGCTGGACATTGCGCAAATCTGGCACGGCTCGTTGTTCGATTTTCCTGCCGAGCGCCGCTACGATCTGACACTGAGCAAAGGCGTGCTGATCCATCTGGCTCCCGAGCTGTTACCGCGCGCTTATGCGCAGATGTACGAGCTGAGCCAGCGCTACATCCTGATCGCCGAGTACTACAATCCGGCACCGATGGAAATCGCTTACCGCGGTAACAACGGCAAGCTGTTCAAGCGCGATTTTGCCGGGGAAATGCTTGATCGCTATGCCGATTTGCAACTGCTCGACTATGGCTTCGTCTATCACCGTGATCGGCAGTTTCCGGCCGATGACATCACCTGGTTCCTGTTGGAAAAACGCTCTTGAGCAACGTCGCAATCATCCCTGCCCGTGGCGGCAGCAAGCGAATTCCGCGCAAGAATCTCTTGCCGTTCGCGGGCGTGCCGATGATTGTCCGCTCGATCCGCACAGCGCTGGATTCAGGTTTGTTCGAGCAGGTCGTGGTCAGCACCGACGATGCCGAGATTGCCGACATCGCGAGGGCGCACGGTGCGCAGGTACCGTTCATGCGCCCGGCCGATCTGGCCGATGATTACACCGGCACTGCGGCGGTCATCGTGCACGCACTGCAGCATTTGCCGTCCTTCGATTTCGCTTGCTGCATTTACGCCACTGCGCCGCTGTTGCAGGCGCGTTATCTGCGTCAGGGTTTGGAGTTGCTGGAGCGGCATCCGCATCGATCATTTGCGTTCTCGGTTTGCGATTTCGCGTTTCCGGTACAGCGTGCACTCACAGTCGATGGGGACGGCGCCTTGACGGCGTTGTATCCCGAGTTTCGCAATACTCGTTCGCAGGACTTGCCCGAGGCGTTTCAGGACGCCGGGCAGTTTTATTGGGGGCGCAGCGAGGCGTGGATGCGCGGTGATGTGCTGTATTCCCCAGCCAGCCTGCCGGTGATTCTGCCGCGATATCTGGTCCAGGACATCGACACCCCCGAAGACTGGCAACGCGCCGAATACCTTTACGCCGCGCTCAAGGCCGGCGGAGAACTGCAATGAGAGTGCTGATCCGGGCCGACGCTTCGCCGACCATCGGCAGCGGCCATATCGCCCGCTGCCTGACGCTGGCGCGGGTGCTGCGCCGGCAGGGCAGTCATGTCGCGTTTGCCTGTCGGCGGTTGCCGGGGCATCGACTCGAAGCCTTGAATGCCGAAGGCTTCGAGACCTTCGCGCTGCCCGAGCGCTATCGTGATGAAGACCCGCTGCAGGCCATCGAATCGATGTTGCCGTGGCAGTTCGACATTGATGCACTGGGCCTGCTGCTGGACGGGCAGGCACCGTTCGACTGGATCATCGTCGACCATTACGGCCTCGATCATCACTGGCAAACCGCTGCCCGGCGCTGGGCGCATCGAATCGCCGCCGTGGATGATCTGGCCACGCGGCGCTACAGCGTCGATCTGCTGCTCAATCAGAACCTGTCCGGCTTAAGTGCAAACTACGCGCCGCTGCTGCCGCCGGGCTGTCGCACCTTGCTCGGCCCGCGCTACGCCATGCTCCGTGAAGAATTCAACTGCGAAGCCATCGAGATCAAACCGAAGGCGCGGCGGGTGCTGGTGAATTTCGGCGGTTTCGACGCGGCGATGCAGACTCATCACGCGATGTTGGCGCTGGCTGATTTCACTGAGTTGCAGGTTGATTTCGTCGCGGGCGCCGACAACCCGGCGTGGGCGCAGATGCAGGCCTTGGCCGAGACACGGCCGAACTGGCGCCTGCACAGTTTCGTCAGCGATTTCCATCAACGCATGACTGAAGCCGATCTGTTTATCGGCGCCGGCGGCGGCACCAGTTGGGAGCGTGCGGCGCTCGGCTTGCCGACCATCTGCATCGCTGTGGCGAACAATCAGCAGGCCAACGGTGAAGTCATGGCGGCGGCCGGCGCGCATGTGTTCATGGGTGCGCGCGAGCAGGTCAGCGTCGAGCAACTGCGCGATGCGGTAGGTTTTGTGATGGACAATCACTTTCTGCGCCAGAGCCTCGCCGAGCGCTCGCGGCAACTGGTCGACGGACGCGGGGCCGAACGCGTGGCGGCGGCGCTGGCCGGCGCGGTACTGAAACTGCGCCCGGCGACGCTGGACGATGCGCAGTTGCTGTTCGATGGGCGCAATGCCGAGCCGGTGCGGCACTGGTCGCTGGAATCCGGCGTGATCGATTGGGCGCAGCATCTGAACTGGTTGATGGCAAGTTTGCGCAATCCGCAGCGGCTGCTGTTGATCGCCGAGGCGGATGACGGCCCGGTCGGGGTGCTGCGCTACGACTTGCGCGGATTCGAAGCGGAAGTGTCGATCTATCTGCTGGAAGGGCGTTTCGGCCTCGGTTGGGGCAGGGCGGTGCTCAGCCGGGGCGAGGCGTTTGTCGCTGCGCACTGGCCGCAATTGACGCGCATCAATGCCCGGGTCATGCCCGCCAATCAGTCTTCATTGAAAGTCTTCCGCGACGCCGGGTTCATCCAGGAAATCTGCGCGTTCAGCCGTGTTTTGAAGGATCACTCGCATGCCTAGTTTCAAGATTGGCCACCACAGCATCGGTGCCGACGCGCCGCCGTTCATCATTGCCGAGATGAGTGGCAACCATAACCAGTCCCTCGACGTCGCCCTGCAAATCGTCGAGGCTGCTGCGAAGGCTGGTGCGCATGCCTTGAAGCTGCAAACCTACACCGCCGAAACCATGACCCTGGATTTGGCTGAAGGTGAATTCTTCATCAAGGATCCGGGCAGTCTGTGGGCCGGCACGTCGCTCTACGATCTCTACGAAAAAGCCCACACGCCGTGGGAATGGCACGCGCCGATTTTTGCTCGAGCCAAGGAGTTGGGGATGCTCGCGTTCTCGACGCCGTTCGACGACAGCGCGGTGGATTTTCTCGAAAGCCTCGAGGTGCCGGCGTACAAGATCGCCAGTTTTGAAAACACCGATCTGCCGTTGATCCGCCGGGTCGCCGCCACCGGTAAACCGCTCATCATCTCCACCGGCATGGCCAGCATCGCCGAACTGGATGAAACCGTGCGCGCCGCACGCGAGGCCGGCTGCAAGGATCTGGTCCTGCTCAAGTGCACCAGCACTTATCCGGCAACACCACTCAACAGCAACGTGCGCACGATCCCGCATCTGCGTGAGTTGTTTGGCTGCGAGGTCGGGCTGTCGGACCACTCGATGGGCGTTGGCGTATCGGTGGCGGCGGTGGCGCTGGGCGCGACGGTGGTGGAAAAGCACTTCACCCTCGATCGTTCGGCCGGTGGCGTCGACGCGAGCTTTTCCCTGGAACTGGCGGAACTGGCCAGTCTGGTCGTCGAAACCGAACGTGCCTGGCAAGCCATGGGGCAGGTGCATTACGGCGTGACCGAGGCGGAGCGCAAGTCGCTGGTCTATCGCCGTTCGCTGTACGTCACCGCAGACATGGCTGCCGGTGAAGCCTTTACCGGGGACAATCTGCGCGCCATTCGTCCCGGTCTCGGTCTGCCGCCCAAGCACACCGATGCCGTTCTCGGACGCCGCGCGCGCACCGCGATCAAGCGTGGTACGCCACTGGATTGGTCGCTGATCGAATAAGCCAATCTGCCATCGATTCGGCAAAATAGCGTGACCTGCGAGTCATAACGCGCATCTTCACTGTATTGTATTGACCGGGGAGATGGCGCCTGGCCCGTTTTGCGGTTCCAGTGATAGCCCTTTGCGCTTCCCGTGGCTGCCCGTCGTGGCGGCCGTTTTCTGTTTGTCGGCGCCCCTCGAATCCTTGCGAGCGGTGGTTTTGGGCTGTTTTTTATTGGGAAGCCGTAATGATTGGCATAAAAAGCATTGCGAGCTACGTTCCTGTAGCCGGCGTGGACAATTACGCACAAGGTGCAAAATTCGAGAAGGATGAAGAATTCATCCTTGGCAAGATCGGTTCGGCATTCCTGCCGCGCAAAGACGCTGAGCAGGAAACCTCCGATCTGTGCGTGGAAGCGGCCAATGCGCTGTTTGCCAGCAACCCTGAACTGAAACGTGAATCGATCGATGCCTTGATTGTCGTCACCCAGAACGGTGACGAAGAGGGCCTGCCGCACACTGCTGCCATCGTCCAGGACAAACTCGGCCTGCCGACCAATGTTGCAGCGTTCGACATTTCTTTGGGCTGCTCCGGTTACGTCTACGGCATCTACGCGATCAAGGGCTTCATGGAAGCCGCCGGCCTGAAGAACGGTCTGCTGATCACCGCTGACCCGTATTCGAAAATCGTTGACCCGGAAGACCGCAACACCACCATGCTTTTCGGCGATGCCGCCACCGCCACGTGGATGGGCGAAAACCCGACCTGGGCGCTGGGCAAGGCCAAGTTCGGCACCGACGGTTCCGGCGCTCCGCACCTGAAAGTCAGCAACGGCGTGTTCTTCATGAACGGTCGTCAGGTCTTCAATTTCGCCCTGCTGAAAGTCCCGGCGCACTTGCATGAACTGCTTGACGATTCGGGGCTGAAAGCCGATGACATCGACGCATTCTGCATTCACCAGGGCAGTGCGGCGATTGTCGACGCCGTGGCGCGACGCTTCGAAGGCGAGCCGGAGAAATTCATCAAGGACATGGTCGAGACCGGCAACACCGTGTCGTCGAGCATTCCGCTGTTGCTGGAAAAACATGTGCTCGATTCCGACTGGCAGCGTGTCGCGCTAAGCGGCTTTGGCGTCGGCCTGTCGTGGGGCTCGGCGATCATCTATCGTCCGTAGGTTCTAGGAAAAAGCACTGATACAAAAATAGCGTTCAAGGTTAACCTTGGACGCTATTTTTTTGCCCGAGAAGGAGCGCGAGGCGCCATGAGCGAGTTTTTCCAGGCCAATGCCGAGGTGCTGCAATTGCGCTGGCCGGCGCTGTTCGAGCGTCTGATGGCTGAAGACAGCGCAGCTGTGCAGGCTGAACTCGTGCAGGGGCTGGGTTCGACGTTGAGCGTTGACGGCATTCAGCTCACCAGTCGCCATAACCGGCTGCATGAGGCGCAGATTCAGGCGGCAAGCCTGCCGGAAAAACCGCAACTCCATGTTTATGGCACCGGCCTCGGCGACTTGCCCGGCGTGCTGCTCGAGCGTGCAGGGCTCGAGCGCCTCTACGTGCACATCCTCAATAGCGCGCTGTTCGCGCTGGTACTGCAACTGCTCGATCAGCGCCAGTGGCTGCAGGATCCCCGGGTCGAACTGTTTTACGCCGGTGATCACCCGGACTTCTTCACGCCATTCTTTGCCTTGCCGGCCGAGATGCTGCTGGCCGACGACTTCAATGCGAAGATCCGCGACCGCCTGATCAATGAAGTCCATCTGACGTTCAACAACCGCGATTTCGATCCGCAGTCGCCGGAGATTCAACAGCGCTTGCAGGAGTGTCTGCCAGTGTTGCTCGGCGATGCTGATGTGGCGCAGCTGTTCGGCACTTGCACCGGTCGGGACGTTTACGTGATCGCCACGGGGCCGACGCTGGAGCAGCATTTCGAACGTCTGGCAGCGATCCGTCAGTGCGCACAACGACCGCTGTTCATCTGTGTTGATACGGCCTACCGGCCATTGCGCGAGCACGGCATCGTGCCTGACGTCGTGGTGAGCATCGATCAGCGCATCGGTTTCCGGCATCTGCCCTTCGAGGCCTCCGACGGCATTACGCTGGTGTACCTGCCGATGAGCGACCCGCAGGTATTGAAGGCATGGAAGGGTAGGCGCTATGGCGGTTATTCGGCGAGCCCGATGTACGCCGAGTTGAAAGAACAGTATCCGCGCGGTGAGCTGCACGTCGGCGGCAGCGTGATTCATCCGGCGGTGGATCTCGCGGTAAAAATGGGCACGAGTCGAATCACACTGTTTGGCGCTGACTTCGCCTTCCCGATGAACAAGACCCACGCCGGTTGGGGCGATGGCGATCTGGGCCCGCCGGTGGCCCAGGCGCGGCACTGGGTGCGCGATGGTCACGGTCAGCGCGTCAGCACCCAGCTGAATTTTCGCGGTTATCTGTGCGTACTGGAGCGTTACATCGCCGCCAACCCACAGGTCGAGTTTCTCAACAGCAGCCGCGCCGGTGCGCTGATCGCCGGAACCGCTTTCAATCAGGAGTTCGTGCAATGAGTACGCTGAGTCAGAGTCTGGATCAGTGTCGTCAGTGCGCAGCTTTGTTTCGTCTGGGGCGTGACGTCGAGGCGGCGCTGACGATGGTCGATGTGTTCGAACAGGCCCAGCAAAGTCTGGCGTCTGCCTCATTGGAAATCCAGCAAGCGTGGGCACAGGTGCTCACGCAGATGCTCGATTGCCAGGAACGCCAGGACTGGTTGGGCCTGGCTGACTATATGGAATACGAGCTGGTTGAATTGCTCGAAGATGCCCGGCGCTGAAGCGCTCAATGGCGCTGGCCCGCGGCTCTGCGTTACAGGCGGTTTTATGACGTCATTTTTCCGCGCTGAATGTGCTGCTAAGTCTTTGTTTTCTCGGGGGTGGCGTGGTGATGGCAAAATTTTTTCAAAAAGCCCTCAAGCAACCTGCAAACCCGACGATAACTATTACGAAGGTTCTCTAGGCCATACCCGGCGGTTGCCAGGGCCGGAAGCCGCAGTACCCAACCAACGAGGAATTCGTCATGGCTTTAACAGTAAACACCAACACCACATCGTTGAACGTTCAGAAAAACCTGAACCGCGCTTCCGACGCTCTGTCCACTTCGATGCAGCGCCTGTCTTCCGGCCTGAAAATCAACAGCGCCAAAGACGACGCAGCTGGCCTGCAGATCTCCAACCGTATGTCTTCGCAGATCCGCGGTAACACCCAGGCCATCCAGAACGCCAACGACGGTATCTCCGTTGCCCAGACCGCTGAAGGCGCTCTGCAAGCT
This genomic interval from Pseudomonas koreensis contains the following:
- the pseG gene encoding UDP-2,4-diacetamido-2,4,6-trideoxy-beta-L-altropyranose hydrolase — translated: MRVLIRADASPTIGSGHIARCLTLARVLRRQGSHVAFACRRLPGHRLEALNAEGFETFALPERYRDEDPLQAIESMLPWQFDIDALGLLLDGQAPFDWIIVDHYGLDHHWQTAARRWAHRIAAVDDLATRRYSVDLLLNQNLSGLSANYAPLLPPGCRTLLGPRYAMLREEFNCEAIEIKPKARRVLVNFGGFDAAMQTHHAMLALADFTELQVDFVAGADNPAWAQMQALAETRPNWRLHSFVSDFHQRMTEADLFIGAGGGTSWERAALGLPTICIAVANNQQANGEVMAAAGAHVFMGAREQVSVEQLRDAVGFVMDNHFLRQSLAERSRQLVDGRGAERVAAALAGAVLKLRPATLDDAQLLFDGRNAEPVRHWSLESGVIDWAQHLNWLMASLRNPQRLLLIAEADDGPVGVLRYDLRGFEAEVSIYLLEGRFGLGWGRAVLSRGEAFVAAHWPQLTRINARVMPANQSSLKVFRDAGFIQEICAFSRVLKDHSHA
- the pseI gene encoding pseudaminic acid synthase produces the protein MPSFKIGHHSIGADAPPFIIAEMSGNHNQSLDVALQIVEAAAKAGAHALKLQTYTAETMTLDLAEGEFFIKDPGSLWAGTSLYDLYEKAHTPWEWHAPIFARAKELGMLAFSTPFDDSAVDFLESLEVPAYKIASFENTDLPLIRRVAATGKPLIISTGMASIAELDETVRAAREAGCKDLVLLKCTSTYPATPLNSNVRTIPHLRELFGCEVGLSDHSMGVGVSVAAVALGATVVEKHFTLDRSAGGVDASFSLELAELASLVVETERAWQAMGQVHYGVTEAERKSLVYRRSLYVTADMAAGEAFTGDNLRAIRPGLGLPPKHTDAVLGRRARTAIKRGTPLDWSLIE
- a CDS encoding ketoacyl-ACP synthase III: MIGIKSIASYVPVAGVDNYAQGAKFEKDEEFILGKIGSAFLPRKDAEQETSDLCVEAANALFASNPELKRESIDALIVVTQNGDEEGLPHTAAIVQDKLGLPTNVAAFDISLGCSGYVYGIYAIKGFMEAAGLKNGLLITADPYSKIVDPEDRNTTMLFGDAATATWMGENPTWALGKAKFGTDGSGAPHLKVSNGVFFMNGRQVFNFALLKVPAHLHELLDDSGLKADDIDAFCIHQGSAAIVDAVARRFEGEPEKFIKDMVETGNTVSSSIPLLLEKHVLDSDWQRVALSGFGVGLSWGSAIIYRP
- a CDS encoding motility associated factor glycosyltransferase family protein, translating into MSEFFQANAEVLQLRWPALFERLMAEDSAAVQAELVQGLGSTLSVDGIQLTSRHNRLHEAQIQAASLPEKPQLHVYGTGLGDLPGVLLERAGLERLYVHILNSALFALVLQLLDQRQWLQDPRVELFYAGDHPDFFTPFFALPAEMLLADDFNAKIRDRLINEVHLTFNNRDFDPQSPEIQQRLQECLPVLLGDADVAQLFGTCTGRDVYVIATGPTLEQHFERLAAIRQCAQRPLFICVDTAYRPLREHGIVPDVVVSIDQRIGFRHLPFEASDGITLVYLPMSDPQVLKAWKGRRYGGYSASPMYAELKEQYPRGELHVGGSVIHPAVDLAVKMGTSRITLFGADFAFPMNKTHAGWGDGDLGPPVAQARHWVRDGHGQRVSTQLNFRGYLCVLERYIAANPQVEFLNSSRAGALIAGTAFNQEFVQ